One Mycoplasmopsis bovigenitalium genomic window, ATTTAATTCTAATTTTTATATTTTCAACCATAAGGTTTAAATTTATCTAGTATGTTATTTAATTTAGATTCAGAATAATCTTTATCCATTAAAGCAGGACTTTTTATTCCGTCTATTTGTTCTATATTTTTTCATATAACTTTATAGTATTCGATATTCGGGTTGCTGTTTGAAAATGTATCTAGTGCTTCGTTTAGCGATGCTTTTTCAAGGTATTTTGTAAGGGGTAAAATTACTTGTTCATATTGTTTATATGCTCATACATAAGTATCTCTAAAATCGCCTTTATCAGTGCCAGGGAACACAAATAATTGCTCATCAATCGTTAAGCCCATAATATGCTCTAATTTTAGATATTCAAGTAATGCTTCGCCAAACTTTCTAATCACATCATATTTGGCAATTAGTTGCTCTTTAATTGTTTTGCTTTCGTCTTTAATATCATTAAGCATCATATCTAAATAATTTAAATATGCTTTTAATAAGTTATATTGCACACTCTGCATTAACACTGACTTTGCATTACCCATAATAAAGTAATCAATGAAATCCATTCCTAATTTAGGTATCGGATTTGATTTTGAACCCGGTTCTCCCTCTTTAGGATTTCTGCTATAAGCAACCTTAAAAGCAGGATCTTGCTCATAAAACAATTTTGAGAAAAGCAAATCTTTGTTATCTGGACTAAAAGTTGAATCAGTTGAATATTCTCTATCTAATTTTCAACGCAAATTATAGCCATTATAATAAATACCATTTTCCATAAAAATTAATTGTCGATTTGGGTCTTTTTCAAGTGGTGATGTCGAGTAA contains:
- a CDS encoding MAG3960 family lipoprotein; amino-acid sequence: MKKIKLLSVAPLALLPLCATSCNIYQLFVDKQNRGKVGSGKNGAIILPDNGNNQGSSGQNKPTEEVDKTKVFEYNGLKFKLNKEDDFDKNEVFYANDVLENDSQKIKEKIPKIKDYWVEEIAIQGVPNISYVSRYIRNIDLIKRYKLSDKEQSVASEEQLKTLIKKLKGILEVEPTSNSDDSNSTDIALKILNKTYLKKYLDFYKSKLWLDFKTLNPRNAGHLKGENWPEHQYDSYYSTSPLEKDPNRQLIFMENGIYYNGYNLRWKLDREYSTDSTFSPDNKDLLFSKLFYEQDPAFKVAYSRNPKEGEPGSKSNPIPKLGMDFIDYFIMGNAKSVLMQSVQYNLLKAYLNYLDMMLNDIKDESKTIKEQLIAKYDVIRKFGEALLEYLKLEHIMGLTIDEQLFVFPGTDKGDFRDTYVWAYKQYEQVILPLTKYLEKASLNEALDTFSNSNPNIEYYKVIWKNIEQIDGIKSPALMDKDYSESKLNNILDKFKPYGWKYKN